The following proteins are encoded in a genomic region of Arachis ipaensis cultivar K30076 chromosome B02, Araip1.1, whole genome shotgun sequence:
- the LOC110268985 gene encoding uncharacterized protein LOC110268985, translating into MNEVLLLSKICCFFRSDPSILSLRCPESEKLWKNNEQGRHTRPISLEPIQIMLPKILHCHTPSPTRPSFSFRLTQLRKTPTPSPTPLVHLRLKSLKLDKSKEKLVQGWILNTSLDKEQPLAKYESRPYLVLLRKDLWTLKARSWVNNNIILWMCYIFNGTASSRFRRDFYCVSPGILETVMHQRNLDAFHDTAIPVYIGLGANFGEDTRFFNKVEAARRKWWLIPICLNNHWCLYAFEVAKKRMLVLDPMHSEAPDAGRNKLDAYAGRLVEDMAKVAIPSYERTTHGPPRAYAKVPKQPNSYDCGIYVIKFMERWTEDGQLDAWDNDILRSIRSELMLDIVMGPRNSLVDQVRTLLEAKDVPIHRNHPRNKCKEVSTPFTAPRTRTLVQQAKGLPMKRTDKGRKNS; encoded by the exons ATGAATGAAGTGTTACTTTTATCTAAAATCTGTTGCTTTTTTCGCAGCGACCCTAGCATTTTGTCCTTGCGGTGCCCGGAAAGTGAAAAACTGTGGAAAAACAATGAACAAGGTCGGCACACAAGGCCGATAAGCCTGGAACCGATCCAAATTATGCTGCCAAAGATTTTACATTGCCACACACCGAGTCCAACACGACCTAGCTTCTCTTTTAGGTTGACTCAGTTAAGAAAGACACCCACCCCATCCCCTACTCCATTAGTACATCTGAGACTTAAGAGTTTAAAGTTGGACAAGAGTAAAGAGAAACTAGTCCAAGGATGGATTCTGAATACGTCCCTCGACAAAGAGCAGCCCTTGGCAAAGTACGAAAGTAGACCGTATCTAGTATTGCTCAGGAAGGACCTATGGACGTTGAAAGCCCGTAGCTGGGTCAACAACAAC ATCATACTATGGATGTGCTACATATTCAACGGAACAGCGTCATCGAGATTTAGACGTGATTTTTACTGCGTGTCTCCGGGGATATTA GAAACGGTCATGCACCAACGAAATCTGGATGCCTTTCATGATACGGCAATTCCGGTGTATATAGGGTTGGGTGCAAACTTCGGTGAGGACACTAGATTCTTCAACAAAGTCGAAGCAGCTAGGAGAAAATGG TGGTTGATTCCCATATGTTTGAACAACCATTGGTGCCTCTATGCGTTTGAGGTGGCCAAAAAAAGGATGCTGGTACTCGATCCTATGCATTCTGAGGCACCCGATGCTGGTCGGAATAAATTGGATGCATATGCG GGGAGACTGGTTGAAGACATGGCCAAAGTTGCCATCCCATCGTACGAGCGCACCACGCATGGCCCGCCTCGTGCATACGCCAAAGTCCCTAAGCAACCAAATAG CTATGATTGTGGCATTTATGTCATAAAATTTATGGAGAGGTGGACTGAAGACGGTCAACTTGATGCATGGGACAAT GATATTCTTAGGTCAATTAGGTCGGAGTTGATGCTAGACATCGTTATGGGTCCACGAAATTCATTGGTTGATCAGGTGCGAACGTTATTGGAAGCTAAAGATGTACCTATACACCGCAATCATCCAAGAAACAAGTGTAAGGAGGTCAGCACACCATTCACAGCACCAAGAACAAGAACTCTGGTACAGCAGGCCAAAGGATTACCCATGAAAAGAACTGATAAAGGGAGAAAAAATAGCTGA